The following nucleotide sequence is from Microbulbifer sp. A4B17.
TTGGCTGAACGAGTGCGTATCCAGGCATTCAGTAATTCCCTGGTTCTGTTCGCCCAGGGAGTGCCGTTTATCCACGCAGGCCAGGATTTCCTGCGCTCAAAGTCGATGGATCGGGACAGTTACAACTCTGGTGACTGGTTTAATGCACTGGACTTCAGCCTCGCCACCGATAATTGGGGTGCGGGTTTACCTATCGCAGATAAAAACGAAGATAACTGGTCCCTGATGCAACCTTTACTGGCAAACCCGGAACTGGCTCCCGAGCGCCGACACCGCTTGTGGAGTTCTGCTCTATTCCGCGAGCAGCTGGCGATTCGCAACAGCTCTCCCCTGTTCCGCTTGTCTGATGCAGAGTCCGTAGAGGCACACCTCAATTTCCTCAACACCGGACCCGACCAGATTCCTGGGCTGATTGTGATGGAGTTATCCGATTCCAGTGGCGGCATCGATCGCCGCTTTGAACGTATTGTGGTGCTGTTTAATGGCGATGACGAATCATTGGAATTTACCAGCGAAAACCTTATTGGTGAGTACCTGTTCAAGCACCCACGTCAGCGCCGATCAGTAGACTCACGCCTGCACAAAGTAAAATTTGATAGGAGCAGCGGCACCTTTACCCTGCCCGGCCGAACTACCGCAGTATTTGTGCAGCCACGCCGTAGATATTAATTCTTCATAAATTTTAAAAGGCCGGATTTTCCGGCCTTTTTTTCATTTTTTAGAAACTATTTCCCGGGTCTAATCAAGTAATCAACTCGCAATTGTCATATTCCGCAGATTGATTTAGCGTGTACCTAAATAATAAATAGGTGTACAAATCATGAAGCATCTCCTTCTCTGCGGCATAGCAACTCTTCTCTCATCCGCAACACTGGCAAAAACTACTGTTATCCATGCAGGCACACTCCTCGCCGTTCCCGGTGAGAAACCTTTGCAAGAGCAAAGTGTAATTATCGAGGACGGCAAGATCAGTGCTGTCAGATCCGGTTATGTAAGCCCGGATAACGCTGAAATCATTGATCTTAAGAATAGTTTCGTAATGCCGGGCTTAATGGATATGCACGTGCATTTACAAGGTGAGCTGGGACCTAAAAATGATACCGAGGCTCTCAAGATGTCCATGCCGCTGACCCAGATGCGCTCGCAAATGTTTGCCATGCGAACCCTGGAGTCTGGTTTTACCACTGTGCGCGATGCTGGTAACAGTGGTGAAGAAATGTATGCGATGCGCGATGCGATCAATAAAGGTTGGGTAGATGGCCCGCGAATTATTGCAGCCGGCAGGGTGGGAATAACCGGTGGCCACGCAGATATCAGCGGGGTGAGTCCAGAGCTAATGGAGCTGCACGACGACAAGACCAAAACTGTATGCGACGGCCCCTACGAGTGCCGACGCGCGACCCGCCATGCGATCAAATACGGTGCTGACTTTATCAAGATTACTTCTACTGGTGGTGTGCTCACCGATCGCGCTACCGGAACCGGTCAGCAGATGGAAATGGATGAGTTAAAAGAGGTGGTCCTTGCAGCCCAGCGTATGGGCCGCAAGGTGGCCAGTCATGCGCATCAGGAAGAAGGCATTATCGCCGCACTGGAGGCTGGTGTAGACAGTATTGAGCACGGCACCTACGCAGGTCCCCGCGCCCATAAGTTGTTTAAAGAAACCGGCGCTTACTTGGTTCCGACACTTCTCGCTGGCGATACCGTGGTACAGCTGGCAAAAAATACCGATGTCTTATCTGAAGCTCAGAAGGAAAAAGCCATTCGTGTTGGCACAGACATGCGCGGCAATTTCCGTAAAGCGGTCAATGCCGGAGTAAAAATTGCTTTCGGTACCGACTCAGGTGTATCCAAGCACGGCATCAATGCCCGCGAGGCGGTACTGATGAATGAAGCCGGTATGGACAATATGGCCATCCTGCAATCTGCTACCGTTAACGCCGCCGACCTGATCGATATGAGCGATTCACTGGGCACCATTGAGTCCGGTAAGTACGCCGATATTATCGCCACCGATGGCTCGCCACTGGATAATATCGATGAGCTTTTAGATGTGGATTTTGTGATGAAAGGGGGCAAGGTCTTTAAGAATTAAAAGCCTCTGAATAGTTTAAAACCGAAATTAGAATATCCGAACCCAGTTTTAAATAATTTCTACAAAATAAAAAAGGCCGGATAACTCCGGCCTTTTTTATTGGGGTGCTTAAAGAAAAGTGAAAGTTAGTTTTCCTCTTTTCCTTCTTCATCCTCATTTTCAATCAAGTGACCAAGTTTGCCTTTTTTGGTGGACAAATACTTGGCATTGTGGGGATTGCGTCCGGACTGGTGCGGCAGGCGCTCAGTCACATTGATGCCCAAGTCCTCCAGCGCTTTTACTTTGCGCGGGTTATTCGTCATTAAGCGAATGGCATGGATACCCAGGTGTTCGATCATTG
It contains:
- a CDS encoding amidohydrolase family protein, yielding MKHLLLCGIATLLSSATLAKTTVIHAGTLLAVPGEKPLQEQSVIIEDGKISAVRSGYVSPDNAEIIDLKNSFVMPGLMDMHVHLQGELGPKNDTEALKMSMPLTQMRSQMFAMRTLESGFTTVRDAGNSGEEMYAMRDAINKGWVDGPRIIAAGRVGITGGHADISGVSPELMELHDDKTKTVCDGPYECRRATRHAIKYGADFIKITSTGGVLTDRATGTGQQMEMDELKEVVLAAQRMGRKVASHAHQEEGIIAALEAGVDSIEHGTYAGPRAHKLFKETGAYLVPTLLAGDTVVQLAKNTDVLSEAQKEKAIRVGTDMRGNFRKAVNAGVKIAFGTDSGVSKHGINAREAVLMNEAGMDNMAILQSATVNAADLIDMSDSLGTIESGKYADIIATDGSPLDNIDELLDVDFVMKGGKVFKN